The Gemmobacter aquarius genome contains the following window.
TGTCGATGCGGATATCGGTGGCGGGGATGTCGATGTCGACCTCCTCGGCTTCGGGCAGGACGGCGACGGTGGCGGCCGAGGTGTGGACGCGGCCCTGGGCTTCGGTTTCGGGCACGCGCTGGACGCGGTGGACGCCGGATTCGAATTTGAGCTTGGCGAAGACGCCTTCGCCCTGGACGTGGGCGGTGACTTCCTTGATGCCGCCAAGGTCGCTGAATTGCTGGTCGAGGATTTCGAAGCGCCAGCCCATGCGTTCAGCGTAGCGTTGGTACATCCTGAGCAGGTCGGCGGCGAAAAGGGCGGCTTCGTCCCCGCCCGTTCCGGGGCGGATTTCGAGGATCGCGGGGCGGGCGTCGGCGGCGTCTTTGGGAAGCAGCGCAAGGCGCAGCGCGTGTTCGTAATCAGGGATCAGGGCGCGGAGGCGGGGGATTTCATCCTCGGCCAGGGCTTTCATCTCGGGGTCTGACAGCATGGCTTGGGCGTCGGACAGGTCGTCAAGCGCGCGGCGATAGGCGGCAATCTGGTCGGCCACGGGTTTCAGATTGCTGTATTCGCGGGATATTTCCGCAATTTCGGCGGGCGGCGCGCCTGCGTTGAGACGGGCTTCGAGGAATTCGAAGCGCTGGGTGATCTGGGCGAGTTTATCGAGTGGGACCATGGGGAGGGTTTGGCGTGGGAACGGGTGGCGGTCAAGGGGCAGCCGCACAGCGGGGGCCAGCCCCCGCACCCCCGGAGTATTTGACCAAGGATGAAGGTGTTAACGAAGGGTTAACTGCGCCGTCCAATCCGTCAGGCGGGCGGCGTTTACCCCCATGTCGCTGCGCCCGAAGCGGAGGCGGGCGTAGAGGTCAAGGCGGGTGCCTTGCGGCGTCGAAGTGGCCTGCGCGGTTGTGTAGTCGGGAAAGCCCCAGAGCGCCGAGCGGGTGACCCAGGTTATGCGGCCCGAGGCGGGGTCGCCTGCCAGCCGCATGGTGCGGGGGGGGGCCAGAGCGATGGCGTCGAGGCGTTGCAAGAGCGTTTCGGGCGGCATGTCATAAAGGCAGGCGAAGCGGGCAGAGCCTTCGGCAGCGGCGACCGCGCAATCGGCCGCGCGGTCGGTCAGGAGGTCTGTGTTCCAGCGCCCCGGATCAGAAGGTGCGAGACGCACGTAGGCCGCGAAGGCTGCGGTTGCGACAACGGCGAGAAGGGCCAGAAACATGGGGATCATTATAGCACCTGCGTTGCGGGCCATGATTAACGCTGCGTCCGCGCCCAGTGGTAGAGGCAGACCAGCTCGTATGCCACATGGGCGCCCGCGATGGCGGTGGCGCCTGTCGTGTCATAGGGGGGTGACACCTCGACCACGTCGCCGCCGACGAGGTTGATGCCCGCAAGGTCGCGCAAGCAGGCCGCCGCCTGCCACGAGTGCAGGCCGCCCCAGACCGGCGTGCCTGTTCCCGGCGCAAAGGCGGGATCGAGCGCATCAATGTCGAAGGTAAGGTAAGTTGCTGAAGTGCCGACGATATCCTTGGCGCGGGCGACGGTTTGGGCGACGCCTTGTTCATGCACATCACGCGCTGTGATGACATTGAAGCCGAGGTAATCTTCGGTCGTGGTGCGGATGCCGATCTGCACGGAACGGGCCGGATCGACGAGGCCGAGTTTGACCGCCTTGTAAAGGAAGGTGCCGTGGTCGATGCGGGTCATGTCGTCATCGGGCCAGAGGTCGGAATGGGCGTCGAAATGGATCACCGACAGGGGGCCGAATTTGGCGGCATAGGCGCGCAGGATGGGAAGCGTTATGAAATGGTCGCCGCCGAGGGTGACGGTGCCTGCGCCTGCGGCAAGGATGCCTGCGATGTGGTCGGTAAGCGTTTGCGGAAAGCTCGCCGTGTGGGCGTAGTCGAAGGCGAGGTCGCCGTAGTCGACAATGTTGAGCTCTTCCAAGGGGTTGGTGGGCCAGCCATGCGGCGGGTCGTAGGGTT
Protein-coding sequences here:
- a CDS encoding DUF1499 domain-containing protein, producing the protein MIPMFLALLAVVATAAFAAYVRLAPSDPGRWNTDLLTDRAADCAVAAAEGSARFACLYDMPPETLLQRLDAIALAPPRTMRLAGDPASGRITWVTRSALWGFPDYTTAQATSTPQGTRLDLYARLRFGRSDMGVNAARLTDWTAQLTLR
- the speB gene encoding agmatinase; protein product: MALEDAKSEVDTAFTRASQRGYAFENAFGGATSFLRRTYTKDLAGVDLAITGVPFDQAVTHRPGTRFGPRAIREASTLQPYDPPHGWPTNPLEELNIVDYGDLAFDYAHTASFPQTLTDHIAGILAAGAGTVTLGGDHFITLPILRAYAAKFGPLSVIHFDAHSDLWPDDDMTRIDHGTFLYKAVKLGLVDPARSVQIGIRTTTEDYLGFNVITARDVHEQGVAQTVARAKDIVGTSATYLTFDIDALDPAFAPGTGTPVWGGLHSWQAAACLRDLAGINLVGGDVVEVSPPYDTTGATAIAGAHVAYELVCLYHWARTQR
- the prfA gene encoding peptide chain release factor 1, coding for MVPLDKLAQITQRFEFLEARLNAGAPPAEIAEISREYSNLKPVADQIAAYRRALDDLSDAQAMLSDPEMKALAEDEIPRLRALIPDYEHALRLALLPKDAADARPAILEIRPGTGGDEAALFAADLLRMYQRYAERMGWRFEILDQQFSDLGGIKEVTAHVQGEGVFAKLKFESGVHRVQRVPETEAQGRVHTSAATVAVLPEAEEVDIDIPATDIRIDTMRASGAGGQHVNTTDSAVRITHLPSGIIVTSSEKSQHQNRAIAMQVLRARLYEIERERQANDRAADRKAQVGSGDRSERIRTYNFPQGRLTDHRINLTVYSLAAVMQGDIDTIVNALVAHDQAEKLAEMEA